A window of Cryptomeria japonica chromosome 3, Sugi_1.0, whole genome shotgun sequence contains these coding sequences:
- the LOC131033802 gene encoding disease resistance protein RPV1: MAGRNEITKSAFADILAPSVSASSSTPTKSVRYDVFINHRGPDSKQTLAASIYHALKLMGLEVFLDEPELDLGDSIPSEIQHAIATSFLHIAILSPRYAESTWCLEELSLMFKTGQTIIPVFYNVDVNDIRWIKGRYAQEFSKFEAKNRYCPEKVEDWKSALQKVSYLKGHIVNREDDEGMLKTIENYIHKHSKKIPFLVAKHPVGLDEILRDFKRSVMESYQNVKIVGIIGMGGCGKTTLAKEYYNEKMQSFYRCSFVCLDKDVATKNLYEKQKKMFQDLGGSKDISFDNVEEGKAILAEYLRFIQVFIILDDVDHLDQLESLLPIKDSLESGSVIVVTNRDSHILTSWGIPSNSIYKMKELDSEHALELFCWHAFLQPYPKDGFECLVNKFLKFCQGLPLSLKVLGGLVHGKSKDFWDSQLDKVSRSLPKDIKSIIKVSFDALDEEEEGIFLDISCFFIGTEKDSAITVWDESKWSGECSLQTLVDKCLVEVDEKNCLAMHDLLRDFGRDISKTRSPYRLWSPEQITHIEKQGKGSILIRGIKAQTDEFYEEFVEFVRESGKGIKRKRGLKILDVENNNFTEELATLSEGLVSLRWAKFPHRALPSWISLKKLRVLELREASKLEEPWSDTVDPPEQLRVLKIIHAGSFLRFPRSIGFLKDLKKISFDSYGAPIEGLPEEFGSLQSLECLELRGCHKLRSLPSKFGDLRNLQRLLLEECSGIESLPDEFGHLQSLDYLELQGCHKLKSLPSKIGDLINLQVLYLRECSGIEGLPEELCRLQSLQCVELVGCHNLKSLPSKIGDLTNMWRLTLKECSGIEGLPEEFGRLESLEYLELQGCHMLKSLSSKFGHLENLQNLQLWECNQLKIPSETLAQLASLQFLRIERCPGLTELVIQPGCFSSSLCSLEILSLDDCDVSRISISPQCCPSLESLVLWENHDLIEIDSLPISVKTVNVVRCSNLQSLSLNPGLVKLEDLHMRECGELKKIQGFENCSSLKTLMVHTWGEVPVIENLKDMESLRRLSLTAACHISAFESCLQSLNREKWPSECVICATTQPGVEAMVKCFSFPGLTLADSFDRQKTDRGSWQYVFSEKRPANAAAMICLVILNSHHVCITVNVTCLRPLNAYTGMPIITCTYLKEGKWVYIGVFNPSSLVGSEVPFSLSQFACDPLEDDLIEMGILAMGEENSVVGAFHELVQQLGKLGNISEFQSQVCKLE, encoded by the exons ATGGCAGGAAGAAATGAGATTACCAAATCTGCCTTTGCCGATATTCTGGCGCCGTCTGTATCTGCATCGTCTTCGACTCCAACAAAGAGCGTGCGGTACGATGTATTCATAAACCATCGTGGCCCTGACTCCAAGCAAACCCTAGCCGCCTCAATCTACCATGCCCTCAAACTCATGGGACTTGAAGTTTTCTTGGATGAACCAGAGCTTGATCTTGGCGACTCAATACCCTCTGAGATACAACATGCCATCGCTACTTCTTTCCTTCATATTgctattctttcaccaagatatgcAGAATCCACTTGGTGTTTGGAAGAGTTGTCGCTTATGTTCAAAACGGGCCAGACAATCATTCCCGTGTTCTATAATGTTGATGTCAATGACATCCGTTGGATAAAAGGAAGGTATGCTCAAGAGTTTTCCAAGTTTGAAGCCAAGAACAGATATTGTCCAGAGAAGGTTGAGGATTGGAAGTCGGCGCTGCAAAAGGTTTCATATCTCAAAGGCCACATTGTCAACAGGGAGGA TGATGAAGGAATGTTGAAGACTATTGAAAATTATATACACAAGCATTCTAAAAAGATTCCATTTTTGGTGGCCAAACATCCTGTGGGTCTTGATGAAATCTTACGTGACTTTAAAAGAAGTGTAATGGAATCTTATCAAAATGTAAAAATTGTGGGGATCATAGGTATGGGTGGATGTGGGAAAACCACATTGGCAAAAGAATACTACAACGAGAAAATGCAGTCCTTTTATAGATGCAGTTTTGTTTGCCTTGATAAAGATGTAGCAACTAAAAATTTgtatgaaaagcaaaaaaaaatgttCCAAGACCTCGGTGGCTCAAAAGACATATCATTTGATAATGTAGAAGAAGGAAAAGCAATCCTAGCAGAGTATTTGAGATTTATTCAGGTATTTATTATCTTAGATGATGTAGATCATCTAGATCAATTGGAATCTCTCTTGCCAATAAAAGATAGTCTTGAATCAGGAAGTGTGATTGTAGTTACAAATCGAGATTCACACATACTTACATCATGGGGAATCCCTTCTAATTCTATTTACAAGATGAAAGAATTAGATTCTGAACATGCCCTAGAACTATTTTGTTGGCATGCTTTTCTACAACCCTATCCAAAAGATGGATTTGAATGTCttgttaataaatttttaaaattctgcCAGGGGTTGCCATTATCCCTGAAGGTATTAGGAGGACTTGTGCATGGAAAATCGAAAGATTTTTGGGATTCTCAATTAGATAAGGTCTCCAGATCATTGCCTAAAGACATTAAAAGTATAATAAAAGTGAGCTTTGATGCACTAGATGAAGAGGAAGAGGGGATATTTTTAGATATATCTTGTTTCTTCATAGGAACAGAAAAGGATTCGGCCATCACAGTGTGGGATGAGTCCAAATGGAGTGGGGAATGTAGTTTGCAAACACTTGTGGATAAGTGTTTGGTTGAGGTAGATGAGAAAAACTGCTTAGCAATGCATGATCTGCTGAGAGATTTTGGAAGAGACATTTCCAAGACAAGGTCACCTTACCGCCTTTGGTCGCCAGAGCAAATTACTCATATTGAGAAACAGGGGAAG GGAAGCATTCTGATTCGGGGAATTAAAGCCCAAACGGATGAGTTTTATGAAGAATTTGTGGAGTTTGTCAGAGAATCAGGTAAAGGAATTAAGCGCAAACGGGGTTTAAAAATCCTGGATGTCGAAAACAATAATTTTACAGAAGAATTAGCAACACTATCAGAAGGCCTTGTCTCGCTGCGATGGGCCAAGTTTCCGCATAGAGCTCTTCCGTCATGGATTTCATTGAAGAAGTTGAGAGTTTTAGAGCTTCGTGAGGCTTCTAAATTAGAAGAACCGTGGAGCGACACTGTCGAT CCTCCTGAGCAGTTGAGAGTGCTGAAAATCATTCATGCGGGAAGTTTCCTGAGATTTCCAAGGTCAATAGGATTTCTGAAGGATTTGAAAAAGATATCTTTTGACTCCTATGGAGCTCCTATCGAAGGTCTACCCGAAGAGTTTGGTAGTCTCCAATCGCTGGAGTGCCTCGAGCTACGTGGATGTCATAAGCTAAGATCGCTGCCTAGCAAGTTCGGCGATTTGAGAAATCTGCAGCGTCTACTTTTGGAAGAATGCAGCGGGATCGAAAGTCTACCGGATGAGTTTGGCCATCTCCAATCGCTGGATTACCTCGAGTTACAGGGATGCCATAAACTAAAATCGCTGCCTAGCAAGATTGGCGATTTGATAAATCTGCAGGTTCTGTATCTGAGAGAATGCAGTGGGATCGAAGGTCTGCCGGAAGAGCTTTGCCGTCTCCAATCGCTGCAGTGCGTCGAGTTAGTTGGATGTCATAATCTAAAATCGCTGCCTAGCAAGATCGGTGATTTGACAAATATGTGGCGTCTAACTTTGAAAGAATGCAGTGGGATCGAAGGTCTACCAGAGGAGTTTGGCCGCCTTGAATCGCTGGAGTACCTCGAGTTACAGGGATGTCATATGCTCAAATCGCTGTCTAGCAAGTTCGGCCATTTGGAAAATCTGCAGAATCTACAGCTATGGGAATGCAATCAGTTGAAGATCCCGTCGGAAACACTTGCACAGCTTGCCAGCCTTCAGTTTCTGCGTATTGAAAGATGCCCCGGGCTCACAGAATTGGTTATCCAGCCGGGGTGCTTTTCTTCTTCATTGTGCAGCCTTGAAATTTTATCATTAGATGACTGTGATGTCTCTAGAATATCAATCTCTCCTCAATGTTGCCCCAGTCTGGAAAGCCTGGTTCTTTGGGAAAATCACGATTTAATAGAAATCGATAGCTTGCCAATATCAGTCAAGACAGTCAATGTGGTCAGATGTTCAAATCTACAAAGCTTAAGTCTTAATCCTGGTCTGGTCAAGCTCGAGGATCTGCATATGCGGGAGTGTGGAGAGCTAAAGAAAATACAAGGATTTGAAAATTGCAGTTCGTTAAAGACGTTGATGGTACATACTTGGGGCGAGGTGCCAGTGATAGAAAATCTCAAGGATATGGAGAGTTTGAGGAGGCTAAGCCTCACAGCAGCATGCCACATATCAGCATTTGAATCTTGCCTTCAATCTTTAAATAGAGAG AAATGGCCATCCGAATGTGTAATATGTGCAACGACACAGCCTGGGGTGGAGGCGATGGTGAAGTGTTTTAGCTTTCCTGGTCTCACTTTGGCTGACTCGTTCGACCGGCAGAAGACGGATAGGGGTTCTTGGCAGTACGTCTTTTCGGAAAAGCGTCCTGCCAACGCGGCAGCGATGATATGCCTTGTGATTCTAAATTCTCATCACGTTTGTATCACTGTAAATGTGACTTGTCTTAGGCCACTAAATGCTTATACTGGTATGCCAATAATTACTTGTACATATttgaaagaaggaaaatgggtctACATAGGTGTTTTCAATCCATCTTCGCTCGTGGGAAGCGAAGTTCCTTTCTCTCTATCGCAATTCGCATGCGATCCGTTAGAAGATGATTTGATAGAGATGGGAATCTTGGCGATGGGTGAGGAGAATAGTGTTGTGGGTGCTTTCCATGAATTAGTACAACAGTTAGGAAAATTAGGCAATATCTCTGAGTTTCAATCACAAGTTTGTAAACTTGAGTAA